GCTTTCGCCGCATGCAGGTTCAGCTGTACGGTACCCGGCTCCAGTCCGGGCGACAGCCGGGTTTCGACCCCCTGCAGACTGACCCCTGCCACGGCAACCTGCTTCGCGCTGAGCACGACATCCGCCCGCGCGGACATGCCCCATGAGAGTCCGCACAGGAAGAAAATGGACAGCAGGAGACGGCTTGATATCAAACGCATGCCACGCCATTCTGCCAAAGTCAGCTGAACGACAAGGACTTCGTCATGCCAACCAGCATCCGCCCGCCGATCTCCAGCCCGCCGCCGCCCCGTGTCCTGGTGGCCGACGACGACCCGGCCAGCCGCCGCTTTCTCGGTGATGGACTGCACCACCTGGGCGCCGAGGTCGAAACCTGCAACGACGGCCCCTCGGCGCTCGAGCTGGGTCGCCGCGAGCATTTCGACCTGCTGCTGCTGGACTGCCGCATGCCCGGCGCCGGCGCCCTGGAAATACTCGCCGCGCTGCGCGCGGACCCGGGCGCCGCCTCGCACGCCAGTCCGGCGGTTGCCAGCAGCGCCGAAGCGGGCATGCCGGCACGACGGCAACTGCTCGACGCGGGATTCGGCGACATCCTGCTGAAGCCCTGCGACCTGCGTGCGCTCGAGCGCGTGCTGGGTCTCAGCCGCTGCAGCGACCGCTTTCCATTGCTTGATGACACCATCGCCCTCAACAGCAGCGGCGACGCAAGCACCATGAAGGCCCTGCGCGGTCTGCTTCGCGACGAACTGGTAGTGCTGGAGCGGGACCTGGCCCACCTCGACACGGACCACACCGCCCTCGGCGAACGGCTGCACCGACTGCGCTCCTCCTGCGGCTTCTGCGGCGCCCAGGCACTGGGCGAGTGCGCGGCGGCCCTGCAGCAACAGCTGCGGAGCACGCCGGAGGGATCGACCATAGCGCTGGACCGATTCCGCAATACGCTGCAGGCAACGCTGCACGCACTGGAGCACGGCAATCCCGACATGCCACCCGGCTGATCCTTCGGCAATCAGGGACATCCGGTGCATCAGGCCTGGTCGCGCCGCGTTGCGAGCGCCGCACCCAGT
This window of the Dyella sp. A6 genome carries:
- a CDS encoding response regulator, which gives rise to MPTSIRPPISSPPPPRVLVADDDPASRRFLGDGLHHLGAEVETCNDGPSALELGRREHFDLLLLDCRMPGAGALEILAALRADPGAASHASPAVASSAEAGMPARRQLLDAGFGDILLKPCDLRALERVLGLSRCSDRFPLLDDTIALNSSGDASTMKALRGLLRDELVVLERDLAHLDTDHTALGERLHRLRSSCGFCGAQALGECAAALQQQLRSTPEGSTIALDRFRNTLQATLHALEHGNPDMPPG